Proteins co-encoded in one Elusimicrobiota bacterium genomic window:
- a CDS encoding TetR family transcriptional regulator C-terminal domain-containing protein, with product MRQKIIDTAVSLFHQFGFKGVSVDDIATKAGVKKANLFHYYPSKEDLGLAAVCQGASCQEEAYLSYFSPERDPIEAVEAMFDDAASSMKKEGCKRGCFIGNLAQEISNQSEKLRRKILECFGGWTNTLAEFLESWKNRGYFRKDFEPKVSAQAIIHSFEGAMLCCKASRDVAPLHNSKKFVVLYLRGYKA from the coding sequence ATGCGTCAAAAAATCATCGACACGGCCGTATCCTTGTTCCACCAATTTGGGTTCAAAGGCGTGAGCGTGGACGATATCGCGACCAAGGCCGGGGTCAAAAAAGCCAATTTGTTCCACTATTACCCGAGTAAAGAAGATTTGGGCCTGGCGGCCGTGTGCCAGGGGGCCAGCTGCCAGGAGGAAGCCTATCTCTCCTATTTCAGCCCGGAGCGCGATCCCATCGAAGCGGTGGAAGCCATGTTCGACGACGCGGCCTCATCCATGAAGAAAGAAGGATGCAAACGCGGATGTTTCATCGGCAATTTGGCCCAGGAAATTTCCAATCAAAGCGAAAAACTGAGGCGCAAAATCCTGGAGTGCTTCGGCGGCTGGACGAACACGCTGGCCGAATTCCTGGAGTCCTGGAAAAACCGGGGCTACTTCCGTAAAGATTTCGAGCCCAAAGTCTCGGCTCAAGCCATCATCCACTCCTTCGAAGGGGCCATGCTTTGCTGCAAGGCCAGCCGCGACGTGGCGCCGCTGCACAATTCCAAAAAATTCGTCGTTCTCTATTTAAGGGGGTATAAAGCCTGA